A genomic segment from Neobacillus sp. YX16 encodes:
- the dacB gene encoding D-alanyl-D-alanine carboxypeptidase/D-alanyl-D-alanine-endopeptidase, whose amino-acid sequence MATFLPPSSHFYANVSNQILKTEINKLLQEEPILKGGLTGISIRTASTGEVLYEHNGDVRMRPASNMKLFTSAAALSVLGEKYQFRTEIRMDGKRDGNILKGNLYLKGFGDPTLLGEDLDQLTKFIAHSNGITSIEGDLIGDDSWYDDVRLSRDLNWSDESAYYGSQISALTVSPTKDFDSGTIIVEAFPGLNIGNPVQIKLSQNTNYVNVINQAVTVSPDGETDLSIDRKHGSNTIIVKGFLPIGAKKEKEWIAIWEPTQFVLDFFNQKLAKEGIKLSGNSKLGVTPKDAKILTSHLSIPLSELLIPFMKLSNNGHAEILVKEMGKIRKGEGSWEKGLEVINEQLYKLGVNPETLVIRDGSGISHVNLVPANEISKLLFNVQKEKWFPTFLISLPVAGDSNRMVGGTLRKRMESLNVKAKTGTISTVSSLSGYVETQKGEILIFSILLNNLLDEEKGKDIEDKIVKIIAKHK is encoded by the coding sequence TTGGCGACTTTTCTACCGCCTTCCTCTCATTTCTATGCAAATGTATCAAATCAAATTTTAAAAACAGAAATTAACAAACTTTTACAGGAAGAACCAATCTTAAAGGGAGGATTGACAGGAATAAGCATTCGTACTGCAAGTACGGGCGAAGTCCTATATGAGCATAATGGGGATGTTCGTATGAGACCTGCTTCGAATATGAAATTATTTACCTCAGCAGCAGCTTTATCTGTATTAGGTGAAAAATATCAATTTAGGACTGAAATTAGGATGGACGGGAAAAGAGACGGAAATATATTAAAGGGGAATCTGTATTTAAAAGGTTTTGGTGACCCAACACTTTTAGGTGAAGATTTGGATCAACTAACTAAGTTTATTGCCCATTCCAATGGTATCACATCTATCGAGGGAGATCTTATTGGGGACGACAGCTGGTACGATGATGTTCGATTATCTCGTGATCTAAATTGGAGTGATGAGTCAGCTTATTACGGATCTCAAATTTCCGCACTAACAGTTTCTCCGACTAAAGATTTTGATTCTGGTACTATTATTGTAGAGGCATTTCCTGGATTGAACATAGGTAATCCCGTACAAATTAAACTCTCACAAAATACAAATTATGTAAATGTAATTAATCAGGCTGTGACCGTATCCCCCGATGGAGAGACCGATCTTTCAATTGATCGAAAGCATGGTTCAAATACCATTATTGTTAAGGGCTTTCTTCCTATCGGAGCAAAAAAGGAAAAAGAATGGATAGCAATTTGGGAACCGACCCAATTTGTACTTGATTTTTTTAATCAGAAATTAGCAAAAGAAGGGATTAAACTATCGGGAAACTCTAAGTTAGGAGTTACACCCAAGGATGCCAAAATTCTTACAAGTCATCTATCCATACCATTATCCGAGCTCCTCATACCTTTTATGAAACTTAGTAATAACGGACATGCAGAAATCTTAGTTAAGGAAATGGGGAAAATAAGGAAAGGAGAAGGTAGCTGGGAAAAAGGGTTAGAAGTAATAAATGAGCAGCTTTACAAATTAGGGGTAAATCCAGAAACACTAGTAATTAGAGACGGTTCAGGTATTTCTCATGTCAACCTAGTTCCAGCTAATGAAATTTCCAAGCTTTTGTTTAATGTACAAAAAGAAAAATGGTTTCCTACTTTCTTAATATCCCTGCCAGTCGCTGGTGATAGTAATAGGATGGTAGGTGGAACCTTGAGAAAAAGAATGGAATCCCTAAACGTAAAAGCTAAAACAGGAACAATTTCTACTGTATCTTCCTTATCTGGTTATGTGGAAACCCAAAAAGGAGAAATACTTATTTTTTCTATTCTATTAAACAATCTCCTTGATGAGGAAAAAGGAAAAGACATCGAGGATAAAATAGTGAAAATAATAGCAAAACATAAATAA
- a CDS encoding HNH endonuclease: MLRNLNKAHIDHKISGKLGTNKIKNLRTLCRHCHVLRADRRHRGMIGKALKDGFITSDWREQIWKE; the protein is encoded by the coding sequence ATTCTCAGGAATTTAAACAAAGCTCATATTGATCATAAAATTAGTGGAAAATTAGGAACCAATAAAATTAAAAACTTAAGAACTCTATGTCGACACTGTCATGTTTTAAGAGCTGATAGAAGACATCGTGGAATGATTGGAAAAGCATTAAAGGACGGTTTCATTACTTCAGACTGGAGAGAACAAATTTGGAAGGAATAA
- a CDS encoding LysM peptidoglycan-binding domain-containing protein: MGRIPTFCPPGFTRYMVGKGDSMYLIARRLRVSTGFIIANNPHISNPLKIYPGDLLCVPEYIELPCCTVLKSPIPSIHTNGLGVALADHLANGEQSVSILAKGLPTPNQFGNYDAYEGFITFPGIGSYHFMLYSTPEIQPTWSRTLTIPQPLFYKGAVVQVRTTNSAAPVSPHIVLIGTLCK; this comes from the coding sequence ATGGGAAGAATTCCTACTTTTTGTCCACCAGGTTTTACTCGTTATATGGTAGGGAAAGGTGATTCCATGTATTTGATTGCTCGTCGTCTAAGGGTAAGTACAGGTTTCATTATTGCAAACAATCCACACATTTCCAATCCGCTGAAAATTTATCCAGGAGATTTACTATGCGTACCTGAATATATTGAATTGCCATGCTGCACGGTGTTAAAAAGCCCAATACCAAGCATCCATACAAATGGACTTGGAGTTGCATTAGCTGATCACCTCGCTAATGGTGAACAATCAGTAAGCATCCTTGCAAAGGGTTTGCCTACCCCTAACCAGTTTGGTAACTATGATGCCTATGAAGGATTTATTACTTTCCCTGGAATTGGCAGTTATCATTTTATGTTGTACTCCACTCCTGAAATACAACCAACATGGTCACGCACATTAACGATACCTCAACCATTGTTTTACAAGGGGGCCGTTGTACAAGTTAGGACTACGAATTCGGCTGCTCCAGTGTCACCGCATATCGTGCTTATTGGAACACTATGTAAATGA
- the dacB gene encoding D-alanyl-D-alanine carboxypeptidase/D-alanyl-D-alanine-endopeptidase, producing the protein MLKRLNLIVLILLIAALVPQSYPVLAENNLTHQLNQLLNEDPDLHGAIAGISIRSADTGDVIYDHLGDVRLRPASNMKLLTAAAALSVLGQDYRFKTEILTDGKVKKKTLQGNLYLKGKGDPTLLKEDLDKMAAEIKKLGIKKINGNLIGDGGES; encoded by the coding sequence TTGCTGAAAAGATTGAATTTGATTGTTCTTATTTTATTAATTGCAGCATTGGTCCCACAATCATATCCTGTACTCGCAGAAAATAATCTAACTCATCAGTTGAATCAGCTGTTAAATGAAGACCCCGATTTACATGGGGCTATTGCAGGAATCAGCATACGTTCTGCAGATACTGGTGACGTTATTTATGATCATTTAGGAGATGTCCGCCTACGTCCCGCTTCAAACATGAAGCTACTAACAGCCGCTGCAGCACTATCTGTTTTAGGGCAGGATTATAGGTTTAAAACGGAAATACTCACAGACGGTAAAGTAAAGAAGAAGACGCTTCAAGGTAACCTTTATTTAAAAGGCAAGGGTGACCCCACTCTTCTAAAAGAAGACTTAGATAAAATGGCTGCCGAAATTAAGAAATTGGGCATTAAAAAAATAAACGGAAATTTAATCGGTGACGGAGGAGAATCTTAA
- a CDS encoding LysM peptidoglycan-binding domain-containing protein, with amino-acid sequence MMMVKGCESMGVHVVSTGENLWAISNRYGVSMQTIVELNGLPSTSSLVPGLALYIPDNQTPIRSYKIKPGDRFWELARRFNTDIKSIVGANPGVDPKQLIIGQIINIPSPVKLRLTTLGFLVPSGGSDILSVLDSLAGQLTYLAVVAYSFTAEGYAYNEIEDSAIVARSKQLNITPLLMIRNFTGVDFSAELAGHVLANAVYRRNLVHSIVNLISQRGFGGVSIDFEFIPPPQRNDFNLFLRELKTALGELILHVNVHAKTADLPTNRIVGAYDYAAIGSIADIVAVMTIDYGYPGGPPDPIAPIWWMEQVVQYSITQINPRKLQIALPLYGYDKVVGTNITHAMSVLTAQNQAISTGSPIQFDLHAMSPWYRHWSAGVEQVVWFEDIRSFIEKYQLMDVYNLLGTTFWQISLAAPQNWAYLSKNIAVMK; translated from the coding sequence ATGATGATGGTAAAGGGGTGTGAGAGTATGGGTGTTCATGTGGTGAGTACGGGAGAAAATCTGTGGGCAATTTCCAATAGGTATGGAGTATCTATGCAAACCATTGTTGAGCTAAATGGGTTGCCATCTACTAGTTCTCTCGTACCAGGTCTCGCCTTGTATATTCCGGACAACCAAACGCCTATCCGCTCCTATAAAATAAAACCAGGTGACCGATTTTGGGAATTAGCCAGGAGGTTTAATACAGATATTAAATCGATTGTCGGGGCGAATCCAGGGGTTGATCCTAAACAGCTTATTATTGGTCAAATTATCAACATTCCCTCACCAGTGAAATTAAGATTAACAACATTGGGATTTCTCGTTCCATCGGGCGGCAGTGATATTTTGTCAGTATTAGATTCACTCGCCGGACAATTAACCTATTTAGCAGTTGTAGCGTACTCATTTACAGCAGAGGGATATGCCTATAACGAAATAGAGGATTCGGCGATTGTAGCACGAAGTAAACAGTTGAATATTACGCCATTATTAATGATTCGTAATTTTACTGGAGTAGATTTTAGTGCGGAGTTAGCAGGACATGTACTAGCTAATGCTGTTTACCGTCGGAATTTAGTTCATAGTATTGTGAATTTGATTAGCCAAAGGGGATTTGGCGGGGTATCGATTGATTTTGAATTTATTCCACCCCCTCAGCGTAATGATTTCAACCTATTTTTAAGAGAATTAAAGACTGCCTTGGGAGAGTTGATCCTGCATGTAAATGTACATGCGAAAACTGCCGATCTCCCGACCAATCGAATCGTCGGAGCATATGATTATGCTGCTATCGGAAGCATAGCGGACATCGTTGCGGTGATGACAATTGATTATGGCTATCCAGGTGGACCGCCTGATCCGATTGCACCTATTTGGTGGATGGAGCAGGTTGTTCAATACTCGATCACCCAAATCAATCCTAGAAAACTACAAATTGCGTTGCCGCTTTATGGTTATGACAAAGTGGTAGGTACGAATATTACACATGCCATGTCTGTGCTTACAGCGCAAAATCAAGCCATTTCAACAGGATCTCCAATACAATTTGATCTGCACGCTATGTCCCCTTGGTATCGGCATTGGAGTGCTGGGGTAGAACAGGTTGTTTGGTTCGAGGATATAAGAAGTTTCATAGAAAAATATCAATTGATGGATGTTTACAATCTATTAGGGACTACCTTTTGGCAGATAAGCTTGGCGGCGCCACAGAATTGGGCATACTTGAGTAAAAATATTGCCGTTATGAAATAA
- a CDS encoding polynucleotide kinase-phosphatase, producing MTTIHLPHGGIVLLVGPSNTGKTTLLNQLIQEEQILASEVVSSDQFRVLVSDIEFISWNGRPKDESDALFNEYQQISGAAFDAMDYVITKRCKLNKLTFIDATHLREEEHDKYLQMGKKYHVPVIAMVLNISETELLRRDSERAFPRGRNRIKQQYQHFKNVLRFIKKKPYRRVYLLGEDDIQILNINRLENPLFIDVGNGIDFIGDIHGCFDEFIEMLSKLGYQENEEGFYIHPEGRKILSLGDVLSRGPKSIETLQFFQKHVAAGLAYMIDSNHGWKIARWLDGKNVTMAHGDENVAAEFEEYERKNGSEAVEKVKEQIKELLLEAKSHYIVRKNGVNAVVAAHAGIKDHYIGKQSARISDFCRYGDSEGLDEHGKPIRKDWSISHKSSELILWGHDPKPQPLLVNNTLNIDQGVVFGGSLTAYRYPERQFVSVKAKQDYANVPDNPLKEWELKRLAPPNIMKFLEGYSVLTEHYGEIMIYDDGVKPALDDVSHYTLPLEDIVYLPPTMSPTPKPSRLEGYLEHPMEAFEYYQANGVETLVVEKKHMGSRGILFLFKNKEIAKEYLGRETLGTIYSRTGRAFFQKELQEQVISSLNEDLVKNGYFEKYNTDFVLLDAEILPWNLKAKDLVLNQYAHVGEMALLDRTKLKDSLQQAIDSGKDVLNWIQEVDVGIESAKVFNEVYQKYCWETDGLEGIQIAPFHTLAHSSETFFEKPHTWHMEKNKEFSGISRLFLETEYRVVTDDATMKEAIEWWEEMTEDGHEGFVVKPQPFITRHKGKLVQPAIKVRGRKYLHIIYGIDYLLPENLARLKKRNAGKKQRNALKEFSLGVEGVNRFVKRESLERVHECVLGILALEAEPIDPRL from the coding sequence ATGACAACGATCCATTTACCGCACGGAGGAATCGTCCTGCTTGTCGGACCCTCTAATACAGGAAAAACAACCTTATTAAATCAATTAATACAAGAAGAACAAATTCTTGCTTCTGAAGTGGTCAGTTCCGATCAATTCCGAGTACTTGTCAGTGATATTGAATTTATTAGCTGGAACGGCCGTCCTAAAGACGAAAGTGACGCACTGTTTAACGAATATCAGCAAATTTCTGGAGCAGCGTTTGACGCCATGGATTATGTCATTACAAAACGCTGCAAACTCAATAAATTAACGTTCATCGATGCTACCCATTTACGCGAGGAAGAGCATGACAAATACCTGCAAATGGGCAAGAAATATCACGTACCTGTTATCGCGATGGTCTTGAATATATCAGAAACGGAATTACTAAGACGAGATAGCGAACGGGCTTTCCCTCGGGGCAGAAACAGAATCAAGCAGCAGTATCAACATTTTAAAAATGTGCTTAGGTTCATTAAAAAGAAACCATATCGTCGTGTCTATTTGCTTGGTGAAGACGATATTCAAATACTCAACATAAATCGTCTTGAAAACCCGCTTTTTATCGATGTAGGAAACGGAATCGATTTTATCGGGGATATTCACGGCTGCTTTGATGAATTTATTGAAATGTTATCGAAATTGGGGTATCAGGAAAATGAAGAAGGTTTCTACATTCATCCTGAGGGGAGGAAAATTCTTTCACTTGGTGATGTGTTGAGCAGGGGACCTAAATCAATTGAAACACTGCAATTTTTTCAAAAGCATGTTGCAGCCGGACTTGCTTATATGATTGACAGCAACCACGGCTGGAAAATTGCCCGCTGGCTCGATGGGAAAAATGTAACGATGGCTCATGGTGATGAAAATGTTGCCGCTGAATTTGAGGAATATGAGCGTAAAAATGGCAGCGAGGCTGTAGAAAAGGTAAAGGAGCAGATAAAGGAGTTACTTTTAGAAGCAAAATCACATTATATTGTTCGAAAAAATGGGGTTAATGCAGTAGTAGCCGCTCATGCAGGCATAAAGGATCACTATATCGGAAAACAGTCAGCGCGTATTTCTGATTTTTGCCGGTATGGTGATAGTGAAGGGCTGGATGAACACGGAAAGCCGATTCGAAAAGATTGGTCCATTTCTCATAAATCTAGCGAACTCATTCTTTGGGGACACGATCCAAAGCCACAGCCCTTACTGGTTAACAACACACTAAACATTGACCAAGGTGTTGTGTTTGGAGGAAGTTTAACCGCTTATCGTTATCCAGAAAGACAATTTGTTTCGGTCAAGGCGAAACAGGACTATGCGAATGTACCCGACAATCCATTGAAAGAATGGGAACTCAAAAGGCTGGCTCCTCCGAATATTATGAAATTCCTAGAAGGTTATTCCGTGTTAACGGAACATTACGGCGAGATCATGATTTATGACGATGGCGTGAAACCCGCTTTGGATGATGTATCTCATTACACTCTGCCACTTGAGGATATCGTCTATCTTCCACCAACGATGAGTCCGACGCCAAAACCTTCCCGTCTAGAAGGGTATCTGGAGCACCCAATGGAGGCATTTGAATATTATCAAGCCAATGGCGTTGAAACCTTGGTCGTGGAGAAGAAACATATGGGAAGCAGGGGCATTTTGTTTTTATTTAAAAATAAAGAAATTGCTAAAGAGTATTTAGGCAGGGAGACGTTAGGCACCATTTATTCCCGGACAGGAAGGGCGTTTTTTCAAAAAGAATTGCAAGAACAAGTAATCAGCAGTTTAAATGAGGATTTAGTGAAAAATGGTTATTTTGAAAAGTACAACACAGATTTTGTGCTCCTCGATGCTGAGATTCTGCCTTGGAACTTAAAGGCGAAGGATCTGGTTTTAAATCAATATGCACATGTTGGGGAAATGGCATTGCTTGACCGAACAAAGTTGAAAGATTCACTACAACAGGCAATTGACAGCGGCAAAGATGTGCTGAACTGGATTCAGGAAGTGGATGTCGGGATAGAAAGTGCTAAAGTCTTTAATGAAGTTTATCAGAAATACTGCTGGGAAACAGATGGTTTGGAAGGTATCCAAATCGCACCATTTCACACGCTGGCTCACAGCTCGGAAACATTTTTTGAAAAGCCACACACTTGGCACATGGAGAAAAATAAAGAATTTAGCGGGATTTCCCGTTTGTTTTTGGAAACAGAATACAGGGTTGTTACCGATGATGCAACTATGAAAGAGGCCATTGAGTGGTGGGAGGAAATGACCGAGGATGGACATGAAGGATTTGTTGTTAAACCACAACCTTTTATTACGCGTCATAAAGGAAAACTAGTGCAGCCAGCGATAAAAGTGAGGGGCCGCAAGTATTTGCATATCATCTATGGAATTGATTACCTGCTTCCTGAAAATTTAGCGAGGTTAAAGAAACGGAATGCAGGTAAGAAACAGCGTAATGCATTGAAGGAATTTTCCCTCGGGGTCGAGGGTGTAAATCGATTTGTCAAAAGAGAGTCATTGGAACGTGTTCATGAATGTGTGTTAGGAATTCTGGCTTTAGAGGCAGAACCCATCGATCCACGATTATAG
- a CDS encoding 3' terminal RNA ribose 2'-O-methyltransferase Hen1 — protein MKLSLTVRGPGADMVSYLIAKNPNNPYERNEKGFKVRLVYPIFTKEEVQFVIYVKPDPIDLVRNSSDLFDITHYINDREFAVSSLFITTIRKALGTALNGKPDEAYLQWVDHPFEIKLAFGPVATDLHDQEIVQLFEPIGYKVEIERGDSTIRKKSSARFVTISGNQTVQNTLKHVSILIPVIDNYKHYFLDEREVEKLDRYGEGWLEDHPLKQMIVKRALRFNALISQSKFYEKKQQIRSQDESPRVRLNDLRYEAILNFIRSLPHKESIVDLGAGEGRLSVQLGFLEGVKEILSIEPSNKSRIRAIERFEQVNVKKGYIEPQSLPGSLYYFDSRLQNKDVIVLCEVIEHIDEGRLPKIFDSILNDYRPKTLIVTTPNQEYNVIYDMNEEMRHDDHRFEWTRVELAQNVEAWTQNYPYQVIIQGIGEEHPTYGHPTQMAIFRREEG, from the coding sequence ATGAAGCTATCATTAACCGTAAGAGGACCTGGTGCGGATATGGTCTCGTACTTAATCGCGAAAAACCCTAATAATCCGTATGAACGAAATGAGAAAGGCTTCAAGGTTCGCCTTGTTTATCCTATTTTCACAAAAGAAGAAGTGCAATTTGTTATCTATGTAAAGCCTGACCCGATAGATTTAGTGCGAAACTCATCCGATTTATTTGACATTACCCATTACATAAATGACCGCGAGTTCGCCGTCAGCAGCTTATTTATCACCACCATCCGTAAGGCGTTAGGTACCGCTTTAAATGGGAAACCAGATGAAGCTTATTTGCAATGGGTGGACCATCCATTTGAAATAAAGCTCGCTTTTGGACCGGTTGCCACCGATTTGCATGATCAGGAGATTGTCCAGTTGTTTGAACCCATTGGCTACAAAGTGGAAATTGAACGTGGAGATAGTACCATTCGAAAAAAAAGCTCCGCTCGATTTGTTACGATATCCGGCAATCAAACTGTTCAGAATACTTTAAAGCATGTATCCATTCTTATTCCGGTCATTGATAATTACAAGCATTATTTTTTAGATGAAAGAGAGGTTGAAAAGCTGGATCGTTACGGAGAAGGATGGCTGGAAGACCATCCTTTAAAGCAAATGATTGTAAAAAGAGCACTCCGCTTTAATGCGTTAATATCTCAATCTAAATTCTATGAAAAGAAACAACAAATTCGCAGCCAGGATGAAAGTCCGAGGGTTCGCTTGAATGACCTTCGTTATGAAGCAATCCTAAACTTTATTCGTTCTCTGCCACACAAGGAATCGATAGTAGACCTTGGTGCAGGAGAAGGAAGACTCTCGGTACAATTGGGCTTTTTAGAAGGTGTTAAAGAGATTCTGTCGATTGAGCCTTCGAACAAATCTCGAATACGGGCCATCGAGCGCTTTGAGCAGGTGAATGTCAAAAAAGGGTATATTGAACCGCAGTCTTTACCGGGGTCACTATATTATTTTGATAGCCGATTGCAAAATAAAGATGTTATCGTTTTATGTGAAGTCATTGAACATATTGATGAGGGCAGGCTTCCTAAAATATTTGATTCCATCTTAAATGATTACCGTCCGAAGACATTAATTGTGACAACACCAAACCAGGAATACAATGTAATCTATGATATGAATGAAGAAATGCGTCATGATGATCATCGTTTTGAATGGACAAGAGTGGAACTTGCTCAAAATGTCGAAGCATGGACCCAAAACTATCCTTATCAAGTCATCATACAAGGGATTGGCGAAGAGCATCCAACATACGGTCATCCAACGCAAATGGCCATTTTCAGAAGGGAGGAGGGGTAA
- a CDS encoding helicase-related protein, translated as MSKLTAIYPQAIEHTKNKVMEDMNYYLETKESLPSFSQYLSDRGHYLEQIWVNIWLNKVTNDVPKNEKKEFLREKGFEVQGVDRKLINKLFRDEMREYQPFHVLEWTKETFSDKKEEWEQRYQQAKVDFIKRQEVTRLEEVRHRIRAMIEETAGDMLEKDYAQVYLYVRHFTSKQLAADIKNNVKFKNVDTFALEEKLEDEGHFNPESYTTVAKFFEELTGDIHKSVNWGRSLYEYQTYFFVYESLISDYLSELIPERVLEKLPVEIKEQFQETFGEKLTASFIKGSLKQLLNEVEDYFIEDLQDEYLSDLLKIADIPFDLSVHQQIFEKDFAERERKKAEEEAELQRKREAEERMMEDIFGQEYNPSFGRRVRYILHIGETNTGKTYHALEQMKEATSGLYLAPLRLLALEVYDKLNAEGTLCSLKTGEEEKIVPGANHFSCTVEMFHEKENYDVIVIDEAQMITDKDRGFSWYKAITKANAREVHIIGSRNSKPMLLQLLGESDIIIHEYSRDTPLEVETKEFHIKHVKKGDALICFSRRRVLETASRLQSDGHTVSMIYGSMPPETRKKQIEQFNSGKTKVIVATDAIGMGLNLPIRRIVFLENEKFDGTRRRLLTSQEVKQIAGRAGRKGIYDVGKVAFTKDIRLMKKLLIQEDEPVHTFAIAPTNSVFERFQRYYRDLGTFFELWGKFNSPLGTKKASLAEERSLYNLIAGTEIEARLPLMDLYGFLHLPFSKNEQVLIRQWEDTMYAIIQGTPLPEPPYKERSLEDLELAYKALGLHLLFLYRLGERTEAIYWERLREEMSDKVQDKLKTDIKKFVKKCKNCGKNLAWDHSFPTCDACHSAKYRRTRYAEDF; from the coding sequence TTGAGTAAATTAACCGCCATTTACCCTCAAGCGATTGAACATACGAAGAATAAAGTAATGGAGGATATGAACTATTACTTAGAGACAAAAGAAAGTCTGCCTTCTTTTAGCCAATATTTATCCGATCGTGGGCATTATCTGGAGCAGATTTGGGTCAATATCTGGTTAAATAAGGTCACCAATGATGTCCCGAAGAATGAGAAAAAAGAGTTTTTACGGGAAAAAGGGTTTGAGGTACAAGGAGTGGACCGCAAGCTTATTAATAAACTTTTTCGGGATGAGATGAGAGAATATCAGCCTTTTCATGTGTTGGAATGGACCAAGGAAACCTTTTCAGATAAAAAAGAGGAATGGGAACAAAGATATCAACAAGCAAAAGTTGATTTTATAAAACGACAAGAAGTCACCCGTCTTGAGGAAGTGCGACATCGTATTCGAGCAATGATAGAAGAGACTGCAGGTGATATGCTTGAGAAGGATTATGCTCAAGTTTATCTTTATGTTCGGCATTTTACATCCAAGCAATTAGCAGCAGACATCAAGAACAATGTGAAATTCAAAAATGTTGATACCTTTGCGCTAGAAGAGAAATTAGAGGATGAAGGTCATTTTAACCCCGAATCCTATACAACGGTTGCAAAGTTTTTTGAGGAATTGACAGGAGATATTCATAAGTCGGTAAATTGGGGAAGAAGTTTGTATGAATATCAAACCTATTTTTTTGTTTACGAAAGCTTGATTTCAGATTATCTGTCAGAACTGATTCCGGAAAGGGTTCTAGAAAAGCTTCCAGTTGAAATAAAGGAACAGTTCCAAGAAACCTTTGGTGAAAAACTTACAGCTTCTTTCATTAAGGGGAGTTTAAAACAGCTTCTTAATGAAGTAGAAGACTATTTTATTGAAGATTTACAAGACGAATACCTTTCTGATCTTTTGAAGATTGCTGATATTCCTTTCGACCTCTCTGTTCATCAGCAAATTTTTGAAAAGGATTTTGCTGAAAGAGAACGTAAGAAAGCGGAGGAAGAGGCAGAATTACAACGGAAAAGAGAAGCAGAAGAACGAATGATGGAGGATATTTTCGGCCAGGAATACAATCCATCTTTTGGAAGAAGGGTTCGTTATATCCTTCATATTGGGGAAACAAATACCGGGAAGACATACCATGCCCTTGAGCAAATGAAGGAAGCAACTAGCGGCTTATATCTTGCTCCACTTAGGCTATTAGCGCTGGAGGTTTATGATAAGTTAAATGCTGAAGGAACACTCTGCTCGTTAAAAACTGGCGAAGAAGAAAAAATCGTTCCGGGCGCGAATCATTTTTCATGTACAGTAGAGATGTTTCATGAAAAAGAAAACTATGATGTCATCGTTATCGATGAAGCACAAATGATTACAGACAAGGATCGTGGCTTTTCATGGTATAAGGCGATAACCAAAGCAAATGCAAGAGAAGTACATATTATCGGGAGCAGAAACTCGAAACCGATGCTTTTGCAGCTGTTAGGAGAGTCGGATATTATCATCCACGAGTATAGCCGTGATACTCCTCTTGAAGTGGAAACAAAGGAATTCCATATTAAACATGTAAAAAAAGGGGATGCGCTGATTTGTTTTTCAAGAAGGCGGGTGCTTGAAACAGCTTCTCGGCTTCAAAGTGATGGGCATACTGTCAGTATGATTTACGGCAGCATGCCGCCAGAAACTAGGAAAAAACAAATTGAGCAATTCAACAGCGGCAAAACAAAAGTAATTGTTGCAACTGATGCAATTGGAATGGGATTAAATTTACCGATTCGGCGGATTGTGTTTTTGGAGAATGAGAAATTTGATGGTACGAGAAGAAGGTTGTTAACTTCACAGGAAGTGAAGCAAATTGCTGGACGTGCCGGTCGTAAAGGAATCTATGATGTCGGGAAGGTTGCCTTCACGAAAGACATCAGGTTGATGAAGAAATTGCTTATTCAAGAGGATGAACCTGTTCATACCTTTGCGATTGCTCCAACTAACTCGGTGTTTGAGCGGTTCCAGCGATATTACCGAGATTTAGGAACATTCTTTGAGCTGTGGGGAAAATTTAACAGCCCGCTAGGAACGAAGAAAGCTTCATTAGCTGAGGAACGGTCACTTTACAATCTGATTGCCGGAACAGAAATTGAAGCACGCTTGCCTTTGATGGATTTATATGGGTTTTTACATCTTCCTTTTTCGAAAAATGAACAAGTTTTAATAAGACAATGGGAAGATACGATGTATGCAATTATTCAAGGCACTCCTCTTCCGGAACCGCCATATAAGGAGCGAAGCTTGGAGGATCTCGAGTTAGCTTATAAGGCGCTTGGTTTACATCTGCTCTTTTTGTATCGGTTAGGAGAACGGACGGAGGCGATTTATTGGGAGCGGCTTCGTGAGGAAATGAGTGACAAGGTTCAAGATAAATTAAAAACAGATATCAAAAAGTTCGTGAAGAAATGCAAAAACTGTGGAAAGAACCTTGCTTGGGATCACTCGTTTCCAACCTGTGATGCCTGCCATAGTGCTAAATATAGGAGAACTCGATATGCAGAGGATTTTTAA
- a CDS encoding YbxH family protein: MGAIERNGFRFVPEYSVSHQNGAIHVYNKNRLIEEIKFQFSGDFPELDQIEDLVDQYCNTRQI, encoded by the coding sequence ATGGGAGCCATTGAACGAAACGGATTTCGCTTTGTACCAGAATACAGTGTCAGCCATCAAAATGGGGCAATTCATGTCTATAACAAGAATCGTTTAATTGAAGAAATCAAATTTCAGTTTTCAGGGGATTTTCCTGAACTAGATCAAATAGAAGACTTAGTGGATCAATACTGCAACACCCGTCAAATTTAG